One genomic window of Arachis hypogaea cultivar Tifrunner unplaced genomic scaffold, arahy.Tifrunner.gnm2.J5K5 arahy.Tifrunner.gnm2.scaffold_59, whole genome shotgun sequence includes the following:
- the LOC114927219 gene encoding protein S40-4 has product MASRKSFLSKQSYMFQPTRSTSKSCSQGDAMFEFDEADLWNNISVASNNKKGFSSSSSSASGLKRGPSRKVVHHDHDVAAATSLPVNIPDWSKILKQEYKDHRKWESDDDDDYEDDDEDDDYNGEGGGVRVPPHEYLAKTRGASLSVHEGIGRTLKGRDLRSVRNAIWKKVGFED; this is encoded by the coding sequence ATGGCGTCTAGGAAGAGCTTTCTTTCAAAGCAAAGTTACATGTTTCAACCAACAAGGAGCACCTCAAAATCGTGTTCACAGGGTGATGccatgtttgagtttgatgaaGCTGATTTGTGGAACAACATCTCCGTTGCAAGTAACAACAAGAAGGgcttctcttcatcttcatcatctgcATCTGGTTTGAAGAGAGGTCCTTCTAGGAAGGTTGTTCATCATGATCATGATGTAGCTGCAGCTACCTCGTTGCCGGTGAACATACCTGACTGGTCAAAGATTCTAAAGCAGGAATACAAGGATCATAGGAAATGGGAgagcgatgatgatgatgattatgaagatgatgatgaggacGATGATTATAacggagaaggaggaggagttaGGGTTCCCCCACACGAGTATCTGGCAAAGACAAGAGGGGCCTCTCTGTCTGTTCATGAAGGCATTGGAAGGACCCTCAAAGGTAGAGACTTGCGTAGTGTCAGGAATGCTATTTGGAAGAAAGTTGGCTTTGAAGATTAA
- the LOC114927218 gene encoding uncharacterized protein: protein MVVVRMKRRRIIASLGFLMLMGVAVYFRLWAIHYSISSDDSELLRRQFDIANREAMDESAEWRLRYDQAVDRESKCLQELQGIKGTNNKFKILQKENAILLERLETLKREVEDQKLKCNSRKHS, encoded by the exons ATGGTTGTGGTAAGAATGAAGAGAAGGAGAATCATAGCAAGCTTGGGTTTTCTAATGTTAATGGGCGTTGCTGTCTATTTCAGGCTTTGGGCCATTCACTACAGCATCTCCTCTGATGACTCTGAGCTCCTAAG GCGACAGTTTGACATTGCTAACAGGGAAGCAATGGACGAATCTGCGGAGTGGAGGCTAAGGTATGACCAGGCTGTAGATAGGGAAAGCAAGTGTTTGCAGGAGCTTCAAGGG ATTAAGGGTACTAATAATAAATTCAAGATCCTGCAAAAG GAGAATGCAATCTTGCTTGAAAGGCTGGAAACATTGAAACGTGAGGTTGAAGACCAAAAGCTCAAGTGCAATTCAAGAAAGCATTCATGA